A genomic stretch from Setaria viridis chromosome 1, Setaria_viridis_v4.0, whole genome shotgun sequence includes:
- the LOC117845480 gene encoding putative multidrug resistance protein, which translates to MGKDVGPPEAAAKKAAPALRSFASVFMHADAADVALMVLGLVGAMGDGLSTPVMLLITSRIFNDLGNGPDLLQEFSSKIDENARNLLFLALANWVMAFLEGYCWARTAERQASRMRERYLRAVLRQDVEYFDLKVGSTSEVITSVSNDSLVVQDVLSEKVPNFVMNCSMFLGSYAVGFALLWHLTLVALPSVLLLIIPGFMYGRILIGLARRIREQYTRPGAIAEQAVSSVRTVYSFVAERSTMARFSAALEESARLGVKQGLAKGVAIGSNGITFTIWAFNVWYGSRLVMYHGYKGGTVFAVSAAIVVGGLALGSGLSNVKYFSEASSAAERVQEVIRRVPKIDSESNAGEELANVAGEVEFKNVEFCYPSRPETPIFVSFNLRVPAGRTVALVGGSGSGKSTVIALLERFYDPSAGEVSLDGVDIRRLRLKWLRAQMGLVSQEPALFATSIRENILFGKEDATEEEVVAAAKAANAHNFISQLPQGYDTQVGERGIQMSGGQKQRIAIARAILKSPKILLLDEATSALDTESERVVQEALDLASVGRTTIVIAHRLSTIRNADMIAVMQYGEVKELGSHDELIANENGLYTSLVHLQQTRDSREANEVGGTGSTSAAGQSSSHSMSRRFSAASRSSSGRSMGDEENDNSTDKPKLPLPSFRRLLMLNAPEWKQALMGSFSAIVFGGIQPAYAYAMGSMISIYFLTDHNEIKDKTRTYALIFVGLAVLSFLINIGQHYNFGAMGEYLTKRVREQMLAKILTFEIGWFDRDENSSGAICSQLAKDANVVRSLVGDRMALVIQTVSAVLIACTMGLVIAWRLALVMIAVQPLIIVCFYARRVLLKSMSKKSIQAQSESSKLAAEAVSNLRTITAFSSQERILRLFDQAQDGPRKESIRQSWFAGLGLGTSMSLMTCTWALDFWYGGKLMAEHHITAKALFQTFMILVSTGRVIADAGSMTTDLAKGADAVASVFAVLDRETEIDPDNPEGHKPEKLKGEVDIRGVDFAYPSRPDVIIFKGFSLSIQPGKSTALVGQSGSGKSTIIGLIERFYDPLRGVVKIDGRDIKTYNLRALRRHIGLVSQEPTLFAGTIRENIVYGTETATEAEIENAARSANAHDFISNLKDGYDTWCGERGVQLSGGQKQRIAIARAILKNPAILLLDEATSALDSQSEKVVQEALDRVMVGRTSIVVAHRLSTIQNCDQITVLEKGIIVEKGTHASLMAKGPSGTYFGLVSLQQGGNQH; encoded by the exons ATGGGCAAGGACGTTGggccgccggaggcggcggcgaagaaggcGGCGCCGGCTCTGCGGTCGTTCGCGTCGGTGTTCATGCACGCGGACGCGGCGGACGTGGCGCTTATGGTGCTGGGCCTGGTGGGCGCCATGGGCGACGGCCTGTCCACACCCGTCATGCTCCTCATCACCAGCCGCATCTTCAACGACCTCGGCAACGGGCCTGACCTCCTCCAGGAGTTCAGCTCCAAGATCGACGAG AACGCGCGGAACCTCCTCTTCCTGGCGCTCGCCAACTGGGTCATGGCGTTCCTAG AGGGCTACTGCTGGGCGCGCACggcggagcggcaggcgtcgcGGATGCGGGAGCGGTACCTCCGGGCGGTGCTCCGGCAGGACGTGGAGTACTTCGACCTCAAGGTCGGCTCGACGTCGGAGGTGATCACCAGCGTCTCCAACGACAGCCTGGTCGTGCAGGACGTGCTGAGCGAGAAGGTGCCCAACTTCGTGATGAACTGCTCCATGTTCCTGGGCAGCTACGCCGTCGGCTTCGCGCTGCTGTGGCACCTCACGCTGGTGGCGCTGCCGTCGgtgctcctcctcatcatcccGGGCTTCATGTACGGCCGCATCCTCATCGGCCTCGCGCGCCGAATCAGGGAGCAGTACACGCGCCCGGGCGCCATCGCCGAGCAGGCCGTCTCCTCGGTGCGCACCGTGTACTCGTTCGTGGCGGAGCGGAGCACCATGGCGCGGTTCTCCGCCGCGCTCGAGGAGTCGGCGCGGCTCGGGGTCAAGCAGGGGCTCGCCAAGGGCGTCGCCATCGGGAGCAACGGCATCACCTTCACCATCTGGGCGTTCAACGTCTGGTACGGCAGCCGCCTCGTCATGTACCACGGCTACAAGGGCGGCACGGTGttcgccgtctccgccgccatTGTCGTCGGCGGCCT AGCTCTGGGGTCGGGGCTGTCGAACGTGAAGTACTTCTCGGaggcgagctcggcggcggagcgggtCCAGGAGGTGATCCGGCGAGTGCCCAAGATCGACTCGGAGAGCAACGCTGGCGAGGAGCTGGCcaacgtcgccggcgaggtggaaTTCAAGAACGTCGAGTTCTGCTACCCATCGCGGCCGGAGACCCCCATCTTCGTGAGCTTCAACTTGCGCGTGCCGGCGGGGCGCACGGTGGCGCTTGTCGGCGGCAGCGGGTCCGGCAAGTCCACCGTGATCGCGCTGCTGGAGCGGTTCTACGACCCGTCGGCCGGCGAGGTGTCCCTCGACGGCGTCGACATCCGGCGGCTGCGGCTCAAGTGGCTGCGCGCGCAGATGGGGCTCGTCAGCCAGGAGCCGGCGCTGTTCGCGACGTCGATCAGGGAGAACATCCTGTTCGGCAAGGAGGACGccacggaggaggaggtcgtcgcCGCGGCCAAGGCGGCCAACGCCCACAACTTCATCTCCCAGCTGCCGCAGGGCTACGACACTCAG GTAGGTGAGCGTGGTATCCAGATGTCTGGAGGACAGAAGCAGAGGATTGCTATTGCCAGAGCTATCCTTAAGTCACCTAAGATCCTCCTCCTTGATGAAGCCACAAGCGCATTGGACACAGAGTCAGAGCGTGTTGTGCAAGAGGCACTAGACCTGGCCTCCGTGGGTCGGACAACTATTGTCATTGCACATCGGCTCTCCACAATCCGGAATGCTGACATGATTGCTGTGATGCAATATGGTGAGGTCAAGGAGCTGGGCTCCCATGACGAGCTCATTGCCAATGAGAATGGCCTCTACACATCTCTTGTCCACCTTCAGCAGACCAGGGATTCAAGGGAGGCTAACGAGGTTGGTGGAACTGGAAGTACATCTGCTGCGGGGCAATCTAGCAGCCACAGCATGAGCAGGAGGTTCTCTGCAGCTAGTAGGTCAAGCTCAGGACGGTCGATGGGTGATGAAGAAAATGATAATAGTACCGACAAGCCAAAGCTTCCCCTCCCATCATTCAGAAGGTTACTGATGCTTAATGCACCAGAGTGGAAGCAGGCTCTGATGGGAAGCTTCAGTGCTATTGTGTTTGGAGGCATACAGCCTGCATATGCATATGCCATGGGAAGCATGATCTCAATCTACTTCTTGACAGACCATAATGAGATCAAGGACAAAACAAGGACCTATGCACTCATCTTTGTTGGTCTTGCAGTGCTCTCATTCTTGATCAATATTGGGCAACATTACAACTTTGGTGCCATGGGGGAATACCTCACTAAGAGAGTGAGAGAACAGATGCTTGCAAAAATCCTTACTTTTGAGATTGGGTGGTTTGACCGTGACGAGAACTCCAGTGGTGCCATATGCTCACAACTTGCCAAGGATGCCAATGTC GTGAGGTCACTTGTGGGTGATCGAATGGCTCTAGTGATCCAGACAGTTTCTGCAGTTCTCATAGCCTGCACCATGGGTCTGGTGATAGCGTGGCGTTTGGCCCTTGTCATGATAGCAGTGCAACCCCTTATCATTGTTTGCTTTTATGCCCGTCGTGTCTTACTGAAGAGCATGTCCAAGAAATCAATACAGGCACAATCTGAAAGTAGCAAGCTAGCAGCTGAAGCTGTATCCAATCTCCGCACCATCACTGCTTTCTCATCCCAGGAACGCATCCTACGCCTCTTTGATCAAGCACAGGATGGGCCACGCAAGGAAAGCATCAGGCAGTCATGGTTTGCAGGACTGGGCCTAGGCACCTCCATGAGCCTTATGACATGCACATGGGCCCTCGATTTCTGGTATGGTGGCAAGCTCATGGCTGAGCATCACATAACTGCCAAGGCACTCTTCCAAACCTTCATGATTCTAGTAAGCACAGGGCGTGTGATTGCAGATGCAGGTAGCATGACAACAGACCTTGCTAAGGGTGCTGATGCAGTGGCTTCAGTGTTTGCTGTTCTTGACAGAGAAACTGAAATCGACCCTGACAACCCTGAGGGGCACAAGCCAGAGAAACTAAAAGGCGAGGTTGACATTAGAGGAGTTGACTTTGCTTACCCCTCGAGGCCAGATGTGATTATCTTCAAAGGGTTCTCCTTGAGCATCCAGCCAGGCAAGTCAACAGCCCTTGTTGGGCAAAGTGGTTCTGGCAAGTCGACAATCATTGGGCTTATAGAGAGGTTCTATGACCCACTTCGGGGGGTAGTGAAGATTGATGGTAGAGACATCAAAACATACAATCTCAGAGCCCTGCGGCGTCACATCGGATTGGTCAGCCAGGAACCAACACTATTTGCAGGTACAATAAGAGAAAATATTGTGTATGGTACAGAAACAGCAACTGAAGCGGAAATTGAGAATGCAGCAAGGTCTGCCAATGCACATGACTTTATTAGCAACCTCAAGGATGGATATGATACATGGTGTGGTGAGAGGGGTGTTCAGCTTTCAGGAGGCCAGAAACAACGCATTGCAATTGCACGTGCCATCCTGAAGAACCCTGCAATCCTGCTCCTAGATGAAGCAACAAGTGCACTGGACAGCCAGTCTGAGAAGGTGGTACAAGAGGCATTGGACCGAGTGATGGTCGGCAGGACAAGTATTGTGGTGGCGCACAGACTCAGTACAATCCAGAATTGTGACCAGATCACTGTGCTTGAGAAGGGAATTATTGTGGAGAAGGGCACACATGCATCCCTTATGGCCAAGGGTCCCTCTGGGACATACTTTGGATTGGTCAGCTTGCAACAAGGAGGCAACCAGCATTGA